The sequence TATCCAAATAATTATCGTAGacaattaaataatcaatatagcCCTAgcaaccattattattattataataattacgataatgataataataataagggtaaaCGTTatgatggtaataataataataataataataaccattacTATTATGGTCACAATCGTAGAAAACATGGTAATTATTATCCATCTAAAAGATATACTAATAAAAAACCTAAAAAAATGCATCTTACAAGAAAATATCTTATGGAAGGTGAAGCTAAACATATTCATCAAAAACATGGTGAAAAACATATAAAATCAGTTGGTGAATTATTTGGTTTTACTGATACATATCAAGGATCTGATTATACATTAACAACAACATTTCATAAAGGTAGTTTATCAACAAAATATGGTAAACCAAAATATTTTTCTACATATGATACAGAAGGACAAATTAAACATTATAAAAATACACATGGTCGTGCTAAATTTAATCTTAATTCCAAATTACATGGTCATGAAAAATATAAAGATTTGAAAGAAATGAAAGCCAATAtaacatttgaaaataatgatgatacaaCAGATGATGAATCGAATTATTCACCAACTAATCATCCATATGGAAAATTAGAAGGTTATTAATTCAATATAATATGATAATGAAGAGAAAAATACCAATTATAAGTTAGTTGATTGAATGTATATATAACTAttatacatgaatatatatCTATGTATCATGTTATGAAATTGTACGTGTCATTATTGAGAATTGAGTAAATCATATCAAAgacgaacaaacaaacaaacaaacaaacaacttcTTATGACTTCTTTTCCCcgctttttcttctttttttcttttcttttctctttttaaatTCATGACCTTTcctttaaattatttatgatgtacattttaatttgattaaataataatgGTACATTTATACagaatcatttattttcttgtcagttttgttcaaaattattattgatgaataaaGATAGTTAAAAGAAATAATCAATTTATCACTGATTAGTGATTGATTTCATGTTTGTTTAACTCTTTAATTGTGaatgaattttattcattaagttGTAATATGATCCTCTAAACTAAATGATATAACATTGATTGTATCATATTGAAATGTTAGATAATTAGATATATACCTTAGTATATCTATCAATTAAGATGTATATGTAATCTTGAAGGTATAGTGAAATTCGAAATAGTATCAATGAATTATAATAAGCTATTTTATTtgtacgaatattcgtcaagattgggacgaatagtttgacagaaattaagcgccgagtatagagaagtcattatatatgaaaattatatttgaaatattctcagcgattgaaatttaaataattccaacgtttcgtccagcaaactcgtctgaacttcttcaaaataatatttcaaatataatttccacatatattttatttgtgaTTTGATCAGTTATTTAccgttttatttatatttaacaatGCTCAATTTTAAGGTATGAGTAGGAATATTAAACTGTTGCGTCTATTATTAGAATATATAAAACGTTCAAAAACTCTAATaaattgatatgatggaaaaaaaaaatcaatttttgattgatttactcattatgattcaacgtgaggatcattcagtgtagtagttgatttgttttcccagtatgatattttcatCTGTATA comes from Schistosoma haematobium chromosome 3, whole genome shotgun sequence and encodes:
- a CDS encoding hypothetical protein (EggNog:ENOG41KOG0671~COG:T~SECRETED:SignalP(1-19)), which encodes MKILYVCLLIITLFTMTIQYNYQTYPNNYRRQLNNQYSPSNHYYYYNNYDNDNNNKGKRYDGNNNNNNNNHYYYGHNRRKHGNYYPSKRYTNKKPKKMHLTRKYLMEGEAKHIHQKHGEKHIKSVGELFGFTDTYQGSDYTLTTTFHKGSLSTKYGKPKYFSTYDTEGQIKHYKNTHGRAKFNLNSKLHGHEKYKDLKEMKANITFENNDDTTDDESNYSPTNHPYGKLEEFQYINMFFKDNINTNGNNNTIGIIIYIALMNSIYTHSNHYYNGLLEHSKRNSYDAINFPLKTIHGRKYDMEDGAGFVPDNYGNHDNHDDQDYDSYHSNNYDDGEEHNYGHVNLAEQSMNKLKELKRRKYNEYYKSNDEEEEGEYGKHDDDKPHEYLNEESPQRSTEAPRRTTTRPNSLAE